The genomic DNA ctACTAAAGACAATGGATctgaagagagaaaaagtcaGTAAGCTACAGGTGACCATCACGTTTCCCACGTCTTTCATAACCATCACATTCTAGAAATACTGCCATGTTTCTCTTGTGCTAGCTCAAATTCGCTTTGCTATGCCCTATGCTCCTAAActaaaaactattattttggtgAAAAATGGTTTTGTTGAGTTAGTTTAAAAATCCGTTTGATATGCATTTTGTAAGtatctacattttcaaattgtaggTAAAAGGGTACGTTTTAAAAAACgcatgattttaaaaattgaaaccaaaacACTTAACTATAATTTGAAGCTAAGCTATGGAgctatctattaatttatttgaagcTAAGCTATGAAGCtatctattaatttataaattaacttTAGAGTTAGCTACGAAGAAGGCACCCTTTCACCTCTATATAAAGAGGACAAACCCTCTCTCAGTTCTCATTAATTATTCTTAACCATACTTTCCAATGATTGATGAATGAAAAACCCTTTTTGACAAACAAAACTTGCATGAAAGAGAACTAACATAATATTTGTAATTATTCAAATAAGGTGAAAGTGACACAATTTTCATTTACATACTacagaaaattttttgtttacatACCACATAATTATTCATTTACATACCATATAATATTTACATACTACACAAAATATCTTAGTACCCCTCACACAATTCTCAATCAATTCTTTTCAATAGCTCATTGATGGATACCCTTCTTTGACAAACAAAATTGGCATGAAGAGAGGTGATGAGTGGGGTTATCAGCACTGTTTATGGATAATATTCCTGTTTATCTCTCTTTCAAACAAATTTCGTTTGCCAAGAAAATCTAAATTCCAATTGTGGTGGCCAAGGAAAGGTGGTGATGACATGCATAACGACACAACCCTCTAACAATATTTGTATAATTGtcaaacataattaattataaatcctTCATAATTCCGGATCTACCTTCTACTTCATTGAAAACTTGTACGTTAGTGGGACCCCATAACCATTCTCATCACCaacattatttttttggagGGTAGTGCCAACAAAATTAGGGATGCCCCTATGGCCATGTGAGATAAGAATCAAAAAAGGTTGTCAATATAtcacaaaaacccaaaaagggACACCTAATTGCAAAAAGTATGAAAAGGCGGCTGTCTATTGATATTAAATAAGAGGGTATATGAGTCAAACGGTCAATAATCTCTGCCCCTTCCCCCCTCCTTCCTACCGGCCTAAATGAGCCTTTAAATACGCAGCTGCGAGACCCTCTTCAGTTTCAAAGCCGAACTCTCCCAAggagaaaggggaaaaaaaaaaaaaaaaaaacagagatggAGGTGGTGATACCAGGGTCTACCATGGATTTCGACTTCAACAGTTCACGATCTTCTTCACCATTCTTGAGCACCCCAACATCGCCTAAACGTTTCGGTGAACGCTTCTTCAGTGCTCCCACGAGTCCTACACGTGTCTCCGAGTTCTACCGAGACTTCGACGAGTACTTGGTGATGAATGATCGCtatgaaagagaagagagggaaGAGAAAAGGGGGCCAGGTACACCCAAATCACCCAAGGGGAGGGCCACCAGGGTGGAGGATGATTTCGCGTTTGATGTTGGTGAGGATCAATTACAGAGGGATTCACTCTCAGCTGAAGAACTCTTTGATGGTGGCAAAATCCGTCGAAAACTGGATGCATACACAACCCCGAACAGCCCGCTTTTGTCTCCCAAATCAGCATCATCACGAGCGAAGAAGACAATTCTGGGTGCTCTTTCGCCTAGAAGAAacaaagaggaagagaaaacaGAGCAacaaagaggaagagaaagaaaccCAGCCCTGTCATCTTCAAATTCAGGCCGCAGAGCCACAAGGTCACTCTCTCCTTACAGGGCTTTCGAGTCTGTatgggaggaagaagaagaagaagaaaacacgCAGCAGAGCAGCAGACAGACGCCTGTGAATTCAAAGGCTACATTTTCATCTACTACTTCGTCTTTGTCGTCCTCTTCAAAGACTTCTAAGAAATGGAGTCTCAAGGACTTTTTGTTGTTCCGGAGCGCATCAGAAGGGCGAGCAACAGACAGAGATCCTTTCCAGAAGTACTCACCTTTGTACAAGAAAGAAGACAAGAACTGGAGCTTCCGATCCACCGAAAGCTCTCATTCGGTGAGAACAAGCTCGAGAAAGGGGCCAGTTTCGGCTCACGAGTTGCATTACACCAAGAACAAAGCGGTGTCAGAGGACTTGAAGAAGAAAACGTTCTTGCCATACAAACAGGGGATTCTGGGAAGACTGGCCTTCAATCCGGCCGTCCATGCACTGGCTAAT from Corylus avellana chromosome ca6, CavTom2PMs-1.0 includes the following:
- the LOC132183923 gene encoding uncharacterized protein LOC132183923 — protein: MEVVIPGSTMDFDFNSSRSSSPFLSTPTSPKRFGERFFSAPTSPTRVSEFYRDFDEYLVMNDRYEREEREEKRGPGTPKSPKGRATRVEDDFAFDVGEDQLQRDSLSAEELFDGGKIRRKLDAYTTPNSPLLSPKSASSRAKKTILGALSPRRNKEEEKTEQQRGRERNPALSSSNSGRRATRSLSPYRAFESVWEEEEEEENTQQSSRQTPVNSKATFSSTTSSLSSSSKTSKKWSLKDFLLFRSASEGRATDRDPFQKYSPLYKKEDKNWSFRSTESSHSVRTSSRKGPVSAHELHYTKNKAVSEDLKKKTFLPYKQGILGRLAFNPAVHALANGFGSLGGRS